GCGATTTGCCGCAGAACGAACAGCTGTTTTTCTTTTTTTCTTTGAATACATTCCCGTTTTTATTTTCATACATGCGAACTGGCTCCCCGCAACAAAATAAGGGGATCCCCCGATGGAATCCCCTCATCAGATTTAGCGTTTTTCAATTATCTTGTCGACGATTCCATATTTCAAAGCCTCTTCCGCTGACATGTAGTAGTCTCTGTCCGTGTCGGCTTCGATCTTGTCCAGCGGCTGGCGCGTGTGCTTTGCGAGTATCTCGTTGAGCTTCTCTCGCGTCTTTAGTATCTCCTTCGCGTGGATCTCGATATCCGAGGCCTGCCCCTGCATGCCGCCCATCGGCTGGTGGATCATTATCTTCGCGTTGGGCAGCGCGAGCCTCTTGCCGTCGGCTCCGGCGGTGAGGAGCACCGCTCCCATGCTCGCCGCCATCCCGAGGCAGATCGTCGAAACGTTGGGGCGTATATACTGCATAGTGTCGTATATCGCCAGCCCCGCCGAAACAGACCCTCCCGGGCTGTTTATGTATAGAGAGATGTCCTTGTCGGGGTCTTCGCTCTCAAGGAAGAGCATCTGCGCCACCACAAGGTTTGCAACAGTATCGTCTATCGCAGTCCCAAGGAATATTATCCTATCCTTCAGGAGGCGGCTGTATATATCATAGGATCGCTCTCCTCTTCCGGACTGCTCTACAACTATAGGAATGTAGTAAGACATTATAATATTCCTCCTTTTATTCTTTATTTTATCTTTCGTTTTACAAGGCCGGACAGAAGCTATTCGGCCTCTTTCTCGACCGTTTCCTCCGCTTTCTTCTCGGGGACTTCCGTGACCTTGACGGCGGTCACGAGATAGTCGAGCGTCTTGCGGTTGCGGATCTTCTCGGCCATTTCAAAGAGCCTGTCCCTGTCACCGTAGACGTAATCCTGAAGTTTTTTCGGATCGATCCCGGACATGCGGGCGATCGAGGCGATCTCCTGCGTCAGTTCGTCGGGGGTCCACTCAATGTCGTTGGCCTCTGCCACCGCCTCAAGGACGAGGGCGCGCTTGACGATGTTCCTCGCGGCGGTTTCGAGCTCAGTATCATAGCCCTCTTTGCTCATGCCGCTCTTTTCAAAGAAATCGTCCATCGTCATGTTGTTCTCTCTCTTGATCCTCTCAGCCTGCTGTTTCTTGATCGAATCCTTCTGGCGGTCAACGAGCGTCTGCGGGATCTCGACCTCTACCAGCCCGGAGATCTTGTTCACGATCGTGTCTTTGAGGTTCTCTTTGCTCTGGTTCTCCGCCGCGGTCTGAAGCTGCTTCCTGATCTCTTCCTTGAAATCGTCAACTGTTTTGTGCTTCGACTGGGTGATCTCGGCAACGAGCTCGTCC
The window above is part of the Cloacibacillus evryensis DSM 19522 genome. Proteins encoded here:
- the clpP gene encoding ATP-dependent Clp endopeptidase proteolytic subunit ClpP gives rise to the protein MSYYIPIVVEQSGRGERSYDIYSRLLKDRIIFLGTAIDDTVANLVVAQMLFLESEDPDKDISLYINSPGGSVSAGLAIYDTMQYIRPNVSTICLGMAASMGAVLLTAGADGKRLALPNAKIMIHQPMGGMQGQASDIEIHAKEILKTREKLNEILAKHTRQPLDKIEADTDRDYYMSAEEALKYGIVDKIIEKR